A single Amphiprion ocellaris isolate individual 3 ecotype Okinawa chromosome 1, ASM2253959v1, whole genome shotgun sequence DNA region contains:
- the gpalpp1 gene encoding GPALPP motifs-containing protein 1 — protein sequence MSSDKLIGPALPPMFRKESPEDSDSEEGFAGPALPPGYKRAEPSSSSDEDEEKVSFKRAKTGHTSGDRPIEENKEEEDDGFFGPALPPGFKKQQSSPERPPVLGPALPPGFRRAAYENDDDDNDGEDGEGYPGPALPPGYQVEPSSSEGEDDDVIGPMPAKGPIQDSVALDFERRAQRMKEKLTGDDTPEVLTRESWMTELPPELQHIGLGARTFKKRSGPENKDRSIWTDTPADREGKARERLERKKKGEAEKDDAPQLSRKDLEMAEKVSQYNESKRAESLMSLHSKKMKEKAKEKADKPVERRPFDRDADLQVNRFDDAQKQRLLKKSQELNTRFSHSRDRMFL from the exons ATGTCGTCTGATAAGCTAATTGGACCCGCTTTACCGCCCATGTTCAGAAAGGAGAGTCCTGAAGACTCTGATAGTGAAGAAGGAT TCGCCGGTCCTGCTTTGCCTCCTGGTTACAAGCGGGCAGAACCGTCGAGCTCctctgatgaggatgaagagaaGGTGTCGTTCAAAAGAGCCAAAACTGGACACACATCAGGAGACAGACCTATAGA GgagaacaaagaagaagaagatgatggtTTCTTTGGACCAGCCCTGCCACCAGGATTTAAGAAACAGCAGAGTTCACCAGAAAG GCCACCTGTACTGGGACCAGCTTTGCCTCCTGGGTTTCGCAGAGCAGCGTatgaaaatgatgatgatgataatgacgGTGAAGATGGAGAGGGCTACCCAGGGCCTGCCCTTCCACCAGGCTACCAGGTCGAGCCCTCCAGCAGCGAGGGAGAGGACGACGATGTGATCGGACCCATGCCAGCCAAAGGACCTATTCAAGACTCTGTGGCTCTAGACTTTGAGCGCAGAGCACagagaatgaaagagaaacTGACAGGAGAT GATACTCCTGAGGTGCTGACAAGAGAATCATGGATGACTGAGCTCCCACCAGAGCTGCAGCACATCGGCTTGGGGGCCCGAACTTTCAAGAAGAGGTCGGGTCCAGAGAACAAGGATCGCTCCATTTGGACAGATACACCAGCAGACAGGGAGGGCAAGGCCAGG GAGCGCCttgagagaaagaagaagggtGAGGCAGAGAAAGACGACGCACCACAACTTTCCCGGAAAGACTTGGAAATGGCAGAGAAGGTGTCTCAGTATAAT GAGTCTAAACGTGCTGAGTCTCTGATGAGTTTGCATTCgaagaagatgaaggaaaaagcaaaagagaaagCTGACAAACCAGTGGAGAGGAGGCCATTTGATCGTGATGCTGACCTGCAGGTGAACCGCTTCGATGATGCGCAGAAGCAGCGGCTGCTGAAGAAGTCTCAGGAACTGAACACACGATTCTCTCACAGCAGGGACCGAATGTTCTTGTAG
- the gtf2f2a gene encoding general transcription factor IIF subunit 2 isoform X1, with the protein MSEKGEVDLTGAKQNTGVWLVKVPKYLSQQWAKATGRGEVGKLRICKKGNQGKAEVSFTLNEELTVIEGIEDKTVSAPREHPFTMQSVGGQMLAVFTENSSGQSEERSDGSSSGSGAGSGPDKIALEGVVVQRADCRPAVSESYMRLKKLQIEESSKPARLSQQLKEAVTSNYKPVASHDYIREYEKKKKEEGKRARADKQQVLDMLFSAFEKHQYYNIKYLVDITQQPVIYLKEILRDIGIYNVKGAHKNTWELKPEYRHYQGEEKTDE; encoded by the exons ATGTCAGAAAAGGGAGAAGTTGATTTAACCGGAGCCAAGCAGAATACGGGTGTGTGGCTTGTGAAA GTGCCAAAATACCTCTCTCAGCAATGGGCAAAAGCGACAGGCAGAGGAGAGGTTGGGAAACTCCGAATCTGCAA GAAAGGAAACCAAGGAAAAGCGGAG GTGTCTTTCACTTTGAATGAGGAGCTGACTGTGATTGAAGGTATAGAAGATAAGACAGTGTCTGCACCTCGGGAACACCCGTTCACCATGCAGTCAGTGGGAGGTCAGATGCTGGCCGTCTTCACAGAGAATTCATCGG GCCAGTCAGAAGAGAGATCTgatggcagcagctcaggttcGGGGGCGGGGTCAGGTCCAG ATAAAATAGCCCTGGAGGGGGTGGTAGTGCAGAGAGCAGATTGCAGACCTGCTGTCAGTGAAAGCTATATGAGGCTGAAGAA GTTACAGATTGAGGAGTCCTCCAAGCCAGCCAGGCTGTCACAACAGCTGAAGGAAGCTGTCACCAGCAACTACAAGCCTGTGGCCAGCCATGACTACATC CGCGAgtatgagaagaagaagaaggaggagggcaAGAGAGCCAGAGCAGACAAACAGCAGGTGTTGGACATGTTGTTCTCTGCTTTCGAGAAGCACCAGTACTACAACATCAAATACCTGGTGGATATCACCCAACAGCCTGTG ATTTACTTGAAGGAAATTTTGCGCGATATTGGCATCTACAACGTGAAGGGAGCACACAAGAACACCTGGGAGCTCAAGCCAGAGTACAGACATTACCAAGGCGAGGAAAAAACTGACGAATAA
- the gtf2f2a gene encoding general transcription factor IIF subunit 2 isoform X2, protein MSEKGEVDLTGAKQNTGVWLVKVPKYLSQQWAKATGRGEVGKLRICKKGNQGKAEVSFTLNEELTVIEGIEDKTVSAPREHPFTMQSVGGQMLAVFTENSSDKIALEGVVVQRADCRPAVSESYMRLKKLQIEESSKPARLSQQLKEAVTSNYKPVASHDYIREYEKKKKEEGKRARADKQQVLDMLFSAFEKHQYYNIKYLVDITQQPVIYLKEILRDIGIYNVKGAHKNTWELKPEYRHYQGEEKTDE, encoded by the exons ATGTCAGAAAAGGGAGAAGTTGATTTAACCGGAGCCAAGCAGAATACGGGTGTGTGGCTTGTGAAA GTGCCAAAATACCTCTCTCAGCAATGGGCAAAAGCGACAGGCAGAGGAGAGGTTGGGAAACTCCGAATCTGCAA GAAAGGAAACCAAGGAAAAGCGGAG GTGTCTTTCACTTTGAATGAGGAGCTGACTGTGATTGAAGGTATAGAAGATAAGACAGTGTCTGCACCTCGGGAACACCCGTTCACCATGCAGTCAGTGGGAGGTCAGATGCTGGCCGTCTTCACAGAGAATTCATCGG ATAAAATAGCCCTGGAGGGGGTGGTAGTGCAGAGAGCAGATTGCAGACCTGCTGTCAGTGAAAGCTATATGAGGCTGAAGAA GTTACAGATTGAGGAGTCCTCCAAGCCAGCCAGGCTGTCACAACAGCTGAAGGAAGCTGTCACCAGCAACTACAAGCCTGTGGCCAGCCATGACTACATC CGCGAgtatgagaagaagaagaaggaggagggcaAGAGAGCCAGAGCAGACAAACAGCAGGTGTTGGACATGTTGTTCTCTGCTTTCGAGAAGCACCAGTACTACAACATCAAATACCTGGTGGATATCACCCAACAGCCTGTG ATTTACTTGAAGGAAATTTTGCGCGATATTGGCATCTACAACGTGAAGGGAGCACACAAGAACACCTGGGAGCTCAAGCCAGAGTACAGACATTACCAAGGCGAGGAAAAAACTGACGAATAA